TGCGCACCAAACGTGATGCCGGGTTGGGCATGCCGACGCTGTTGCTGCCGGCGATTCAGGTGAATGTGCGGGCGGGGAATCTGCCGCCGGCAGAAGGAAATGGCGTTGTCTACCTGAAGATTCCCATCAACTCTGTGTAGGAAAAATTCAGTCAAGGAACCGGGAATAACGGATTTCGTACCTGTCACGTCGGATGCGATGAACTGTGCGTTTTTTCAGCCAGCAGGCAGACTTCATTGGGCAATCAAGCAATGGAGTTTTGGCAATATGGATATTCGCCGCAACCACCGGGATCTGTCCCGGGATGAGAAATCCGCTTTCATCGACGCGGTTCTGAGACTGAAAAACAATGTCGACAGCGTACTGCGCCCCGGTCAGCAGAGTCGTTACGATGACTTTGTCCAGATCCACAAGAATTCGATGGGCCGGGGCAACCCACTGGTTCCCAATCCGCATGGCAGTCCGCTGTTCTTTCCCTGGCACCGGATTCTGATCCGCCAGTTCGAGCTGGCCCTGCAAGCCGCCGTCAATAATCCCGGTATCACCCTGCCCTACTGGAACTGGCAACTCAGTGGTGCCGACAACCCGTTCACCTCCGACTTCATGGGGGGAAATGGCGACAATACGCTGGAGCAGCGCGTCACCACCGGGCCGTTTTCCCGGGAGCATTCTCAATTTGAAGTGACGGTATGGGACGAGGCGCCGGGAAACACGGGCCTGCTTCGAAACCTGGGTGCAGAAGGCGCCTTGCCGTCGGAAGACGCGGTTATTTCTGCCCTCAACAGGACGCCCTACTGGCTGGAGCCGGCGGGTTGGGAAAACGTTGCGGAAAGAGAGCTGCATAACCCGGTTCACGCCTGGGTGGGCGGCAGCATGCTACACGCGGCCTCCCCGAACGATCCGGTCTTCTTCCTGCATCACTGCTACATGGATCTGCTGTGGGAACGCTGGAAACATCAACATCCGCGCCTCCCGGCATTCACGTCCAGTGAAGGCGATCCGGATGCAATGAATGAAACTGCGCTGGTTTTCCACCCGGAGAATGAACCCGCCCCTTGGGCACAAACATTCACGGTTGGGCAGGCGATCCATACGACGGAGCTGAATTATCGATATGACCGCCTGTAATCCGGCCAGCGATCAGTTTCCGAGGGTCAGA
This genomic window from Pseudomonas kribbensis contains:
- a CDS encoding tyrosinase family protein, which translates into the protein MDIRRNHRDLSRDEKSAFIDAVLRLKNNVDSVLRPGQQSRYDDFVQIHKNSMGRGNPLVPNPHGSPLFFPWHRILIRQFELALQAAVNNPGITLPYWNWQLSGADNPFTSDFMGGNGDNTLEQRVTTGPFSREHSQFEVTVWDEAPGNTGLLRNLGAEGALPSEDAVISALNRTPYWLEPAGWENVAERELHNPVHAWVGGSMLHAASPNDPVFFLHHCYMDLLWERWKHQHPRLPAFTSSEGDPDAMNETALVFHPENEPAPWAQTFTVGQAIHTTELNYRYDRL